A genomic stretch from Marinobacter fonticola includes:
- a CDS encoding catalase, with the protein MSNDNKPTTTDAGIPVASDEDSLSIGPDGPLLLHDHYLIEQMANFNRERIPERQPHAKGGGAFGHFETTEDVSQYTKAAVFQKGTKTDVVMRFSTVAGERGSPDTWRDPRGFSIKFYTSEGNYDMVGNNTPVFFVRDPMKFQHFIRSQKRRADNHLRDHDMQWDFWTLSPESAHQVTWLMGDRGIPKTWRHMNGYSSHTYMWTNAQGEKFWVKYHFKTEQGIECLTQEDADRICGEDNDYHTRDLYESIDRGEHPSWTLYMQIMPFKDAETYRINPFDLTKVWPHDDYPLIKVGKLTLNRNPTDYHAEIEQAAFEPNNLVPGIGISPDKMLIGRVFSYADAHRHRLGVNYKQIPVNAPKVPVHSYSKDGAMRINNVSDPVYAPNSKGGPSAMGERYPTDSTWETSGNMVRAAYTLREGDDDYSQPRDMINKVMDQAARDRLVNNVVGHVSGGVKEPVLSRVFEYWKNIDPEIGARIEKGVKEGM; encoded by the coding sequence ATGAGCAATGATAATAAGCCGACAACGACCGATGCAGGCATACCCGTAGCCAGCGACGAAGATTCACTCTCCATCGGTCCGGACGGCCCCTTACTGCTGCACGATCACTATCTGATCGAGCAGATGGCCAACTTCAACCGGGAGCGTATTCCCGAGCGCCAGCCCCACGCTAAGGGCGGCGGCGCATTCGGCCATTTCGAAACCACCGAGGATGTGAGCCAGTACACCAAGGCGGCGGTATTCCAGAAAGGTACCAAGACCGATGTCGTGATGCGTTTTTCTACCGTTGCGGGTGAACGCGGTAGTCCCGACACTTGGCGCGATCCTCGCGGGTTTTCCATCAAGTTCTATACCAGTGAAGGCAACTACGACATGGTGGGCAACAACACGCCGGTGTTCTTCGTCCGCGACCCGATGAAATTCCAGCACTTCATTCGCTCGCAGAAGCGTCGTGCCGACAACCACCTGCGTGACCATGACATGCAGTGGGATTTCTGGACCCTGTCGCCGGAGTCCGCTCACCAGGTCACCTGGCTGATGGGTGATCGGGGTATTCCCAAGACCTGGCGCCATATGAACGGCTATTCCAGCCACACGTATATGTGGACCAACGCCCAAGGCGAGAAATTCTGGGTCAAGTACCACTTCAAGACCGAACAGGGCATCGAGTGCCTGACTCAAGAAGATGCGGATCGCATTTGTGGTGAAGATAACGATTACCACACGCGCGACCTGTACGAGTCCATCGACCGTGGCGAGCATCCAAGCTGGACGCTCTACATGCAGATCATGCCGTTCAAGGACGCCGAAACCTATCGGATCAATCCATTCGACCTGACCAAAGTCTGGCCGCATGACGATTATCCGCTGATTAAGGTCGGCAAGCTGACCCTTAATCGCAACCCGACCGACTACCATGCCGAGATCGAGCAAGCGGCCTTCGAACCGAACAACCTCGTGCCGGGTATCGGCATCAGTCCGGATAAAATGCTCATCGGCCGCGTGTTTTCCTATGCAGACGCGCACCGGCACCGGCTCGGGGTCAATTACAAGCAGATTCCCGTCAACGCACCTAAGGTCCCAGTCCATAGCTACAGCAAGGACGGCGCTATGCGGATCAATAACGTATCGGATCCCGTCTACGCACCAAACTCCAAAGGTGGCCCTTCAGCCATGGGCGAGCGTTATCCGACGGACTCCACCTGGGAAACCAGTGGCAACATGGTCCGAGCCGCCTATACCCTGCGGGAAGGAGACGATGACTACAGCCAGCCTCGCGACATGATCAACAAGGTCATGGACCAGGCCGCCCGCGACCGCTTGGTGAACAACGTGGTCGGCCACGTATCCGGCGGCGTGAAGGAACCGGTGCTGTCCCGGGTATTCGAGTACTGGAAAAACATCGACCCGGAAATCGGCGCCCGCATTGAGAAGGGCGTTAAGGAAGGCATGTAA
- a CDS encoding PIG-L deacetylase family protein: protein MDQLTCVKSVFCSDPSYDPRSGLVDDDMHVIPFEELGPIVVVSPHPDDESLGCGGLIARCASLAVPVTVLAMTDGEASHPGDRAWRVELASIRKREQRNALKVLGLVRPDIVSLGLPDGGLHAIEGQMRERIVALIQDVVQSRMIRSVFVPAVDDRHDDHRETAMLIAEVVRRCPVEHVFSYQIWPPEKRSARVQANETRYHHDISDLQPLKQRAIHEHQSQFAAPDLAHAEGFQIPPDLLEAKLKNKETYALVSDVSAWSA, encoded by the coding sequence ATGGATCAACTCACGTGCGTTAAGAGCGTATTTTGCTCAGACCCTTCGTACGACCCCCGCTCGGGGCTTGTCGACGACGACATGCACGTTATTCCCTTCGAGGAACTGGGCCCCATTGTTGTGGTTTCGCCGCATCCAGACGATGAAAGCCTTGGCTGCGGCGGGCTCATCGCTCGTTGCGCCAGCTTGGCCGTTCCGGTGACGGTGCTCGCCATGACCGATGGCGAAGCGTCGCATCCCGGTGATCGCGCTTGGCGCGTGGAACTCGCCAGCATTCGCAAGAGAGAGCAGCGTAATGCATTGAAGGTTCTGGGATTAGTTCGGCCGGACATCGTTTCGCTGGGCCTCCCCGACGGCGGCCTGCACGCGATTGAGGGACAGATGCGAGAACGCATCGTCGCCCTGATCCAGGATGTTGTCCAATCCCGAATGATTCGAAGCGTCTTTGTGCCGGCGGTTGACGATCGTCACGACGACCACCGGGAAACGGCGATGCTCATCGCCGAGGTGGTTCGACGCTGCCCCGTGGAGCATGTATTCAGCTACCAAATCTGGCCACCGGAGAAGCGTTCAGCGCGGGTTCAGGCCAACGAAACGCGCTATCACCACGATATTTCGGATTTACAACCATTGAAGCAACGTGCAATCCACGAACATCAATCCCAGTTTGCTGCGCCGGATCTTGCCCATGCCGAAGGCTTCCAGATCCCGCCTGACTTACTGGAAGCCAAGCTCAAGAACAAGGAAACCTACGCGCTGGTTAGCGACGTATCCGCATGGAGCGCATGA
- a CDS encoding HAD-IIB family hydrolase, with protein MAKDITRTQRSWSLPGDGTRSAIDRPENLPVQTGLVMHIALQGCLRAGDIPYGLTADTGGHIRYLLELVEALSQRPEVSHQIIVTRAFNDPKLGADYHCREEALGHNVTLWRCNGKTTDYLPKEALWRELPTLTEALIQRVIQHGVRPELIHAHYADAGVVARHVEERLRIPYIFTAHSLGASKARHQPEAGIASKPLRRRILSEESAIERARWLVASSEHEARIQYGMYRHHDSGKTLVNPPGCELAQFRNPAPRVYANQVDTSLRRFLRHPERPCLLAIARPVAKKNLQTLLRAYGESPELREKANLVIYAGTRHDIDSGESEARDVWLELLKLIDDYDLYGLVAYPKQHQFHHIPAIYQWAAQRRGVFVNPALNEPFGLTLLEAAAAGLPVVATREGGPVDIVRRCGNGRVIPPTDAKAIGEACLQILSDDVGWRRLSACGQKNVGFYTWTRHAQQYVNELNIGQPPAPARSDHRPDSELLACEHLLACDMDGTLLGHRAGLQRLRHWLVSNRQFLFVVATGRSAPEALAELEAWSAPLPDFLIADVGSSIYRIDAQGRPRLLPSWQRQLDEGWQRASCQQRLDRLEDILLQPAQTQSAYKLSYYTDSAKVPTAILVARVERTLAEAGLEARVVHSHGHLLDILPARSGKALAVDFLRRRFSMNRQQIVAAGDSGNDEDLMRYAALGIVVANHSHELDALRACDNIYWARSESASGILEGLNHRENSLDGRHVQASTVGRPRAPLEAAEEQTTQSKTELAKADLESGTTGIEAGA; from the coding sequence ATGGCCAAGGACATCACCAGAACCCAGCGTTCGTGGAGCTTGCCAGGCGACGGTACACGTTCGGCCATCGACAGGCCGGAGAACCTACCCGTGCAAACGGGGCTGGTCATGCACATCGCGCTTCAGGGCTGTTTACGCGCCGGCGACATCCCCTACGGTTTGACGGCCGATACCGGCGGCCACATTCGCTATCTGTTAGAGCTGGTGGAAGCACTCTCGCAACGCCCTGAGGTCAGCCACCAGATCATTGTCACCCGCGCTTTTAACGACCCCAAACTCGGTGCGGACTACCATTGTCGCGAAGAAGCGTTAGGGCATAACGTCACGCTTTGGCGCTGCAATGGAAAAACAACAGATTATCTCCCCAAGGAGGCTCTCTGGCGCGAGCTACCCACGCTGACGGAGGCGCTGATACAAAGAGTAATCCAGCACGGCGTGCGGCCCGAACTCATACACGCACATTATGCCGATGCCGGCGTCGTTGCCCGGCATGTGGAAGAGAGATTGAGAATCCCCTACATTTTTACGGCGCACTCTCTGGGCGCATCCAAAGCCCGGCACCAGCCTGAAGCCGGGATTGCCAGCAAACCTTTGAGACGCCGCATCCTCTCCGAGGAAAGCGCCATCGAGCGCGCTCGATGGCTCGTTGCCAGTTCGGAACATGAAGCTCGCATCCAGTACGGCATGTACCGGCACCACGATTCAGGCAAGACGCTCGTCAATCCGCCAGGTTGCGAGTTGGCGCAGTTCCGCAACCCCGCACCAAGGGTATACGCGAATCAGGTCGACACGTCGCTACGACGCTTCCTCCGTCACCCCGAGCGGCCCTGTCTGCTGGCTATCGCGCGCCCCGTAGCAAAAAAGAACCTGCAAACACTGTTACGAGCTTACGGCGAGAGTCCTGAACTCCGCGAGAAGGCCAACCTGGTCATCTATGCCGGTACCCGCCACGATATTGACTCCGGCGAGTCCGAAGCGCGGGACGTCTGGCTGGAACTATTGAAGTTAATCGACGACTACGACCTCTATGGCCTGGTTGCCTACCCCAAACAGCATCAATTTCATCACATCCCGGCGATCTACCAGTGGGCCGCCCAGCGCCGGGGCGTGTTTGTGAATCCAGCGCTCAATGAACCCTTTGGATTGACTTTACTCGAAGCGGCGGCGGCCGGCCTGCCGGTGGTCGCCACACGGGAAGGCGGCCCCGTCGATATCGTTCGCCGCTGCGGCAATGGGCGCGTTATCCCACCCACCGATGCCAAGGCTATCGGCGAGGCTTGTCTCCAGATTCTGTCCGACGATGTGGGATGGCGACGGCTTAGCGCTTGCGGACAGAAGAACGTCGGATTTTACACCTGGACACGGCACGCCCAGCAATACGTGAATGAGCTGAACATAGGCCAGCCCCCGGCGCCGGCCCGATCCGACCACAGGCCAGACTCCGAACTATTGGCATGCGAACACTTACTCGCCTGCGATATGGACGGCACATTGCTAGGCCACCGCGCAGGTCTTCAACGGCTTCGGCACTGGCTCGTGAGCAACCGCCAATTCTTGTTCGTGGTAGCCACGGGCCGTTCCGCGCCGGAGGCGCTGGCCGAACTTGAAGCCTGGTCTGCGCCACTACCGGATTTCCTGATCGCCGATGTGGGCTCGTCAATCTACCGGATAGATGCGCAGGGACGGCCTCGCCTGCTTCCTTCTTGGCAACGTCAACTGGACGAAGGCTGGCAACGCGCGTCTTGTCAACAACGGCTCGATCGTTTGGAAGACATCCTGTTGCAACCGGCACAGACCCAGTCGGCTTATAAGTTGAGCTATTACACCGATAGCGCCAAGGTCCCCACAGCCATACTTGTCGCTCGAGTCGAACGCACACTTGCGGAAGCTGGCCTGGAGGCCCGGGTGGTGCACTCCCACGGCCATCTTTTGGACATTCTTCCAGCACGTAGCGGCAAAGCCCTGGCGGTGGATTTTCTGCGCCGGCGGTTCAGTATGAATCGCCAACAGATCGTTGCCGCAGGCGATTCCGGCAACGATGAGGACCTCATGCGCTACGCAGCATTGGGCATCGTCGTGGCCAACCACAGCCATGAGCTCGATGCCCTGCGGGCGTGTGACAACATCTACTGGGCGCGGTCTGAAAGCGCGTCCGGCATTCTCGAAGGCCTAAACCACCGCGAGAACAGTCTCGACGGTCGCCACGTCCAAGCATCGACAGTCGGCCGGCCACGCGCACCATTGGAGGCTGCCGAGGAACAAACAACTCAATCCAAAACCGAACTTGCCAAAGCCGACCTTGAAAGCGGCACCACGGGTATCGAAGCAGGAGCTTGA
- a CDS encoding glycosyltransferase family protein, with amino-acid sequence MSSLQTVVNDMAFARRPVGYFVHHHGHGHAKRCLAITRQMHPRPVTIFCAKPEIFPDLPDNANIVRIPDFHGKQARSEQLHNQPACLALDCAPVGVSAIRGTGGIIASWLAREDPALFVVDVSAELALLGRICSVPVVKIRMHGDRGDQAHQAAYSACAAMLAPYDASLEQADWPSHFRQRTFYTGGLIDTSVAVPSKAEARERLGLSQDQHIFTVVAGNGGVGIPIAPVTLAARAYPDALWLTVGKTVRYGHETDFSNLMDVGWVDNVNDYLAAADVVVATPGDTLTHEIARVGRPLICIPEWCYYDEQACKAQALEARNLAAYSPTWPASFEQWRQLVARANDCDIPSQHLLVDDQAARRAADYLEGLIRDLWLESRPDELAEDELPGLHRAMTASPAPASTAYEETVPGSE; translated from the coding sequence ATGTCCTCACTACAAACCGTCGTAAACGACATGGCATTCGCCCGGCGTCCGGTGGGGTATTTTGTCCACCATCACGGGCACGGGCATGCCAAGCGCTGCTTGGCGATCACCCGGCAAATGCACCCCCGCCCCGTGACGATTTTCTGCGCCAAGCCGGAAATTTTTCCAGACCTGCCGGACAACGCGAACATCGTGCGGATACCTGATTTCCACGGCAAACAGGCGCGATCGGAACAGTTGCACAACCAGCCGGCCTGTCTTGCCCTGGATTGCGCCCCCGTCGGCGTATCGGCGATTCGCGGCACCGGCGGCATCATCGCGTCCTGGCTCGCCCGCGAGGATCCGGCCCTGTTTGTCGTGGACGTGTCGGCAGAACTGGCTCTGCTTGGCCGCATCTGTAGTGTGCCGGTGGTGAAAATCCGTATGCATGGCGATAGGGGCGATCAGGCGCATCAAGCTGCCTACTCAGCTTGCGCAGCTATGCTGGCGCCTTACGATGCCTCCCTGGAGCAGGCGGATTGGCCGTCCCATTTCCGCCAGCGCACCTTCTATACCGGCGGCCTTATCGATACCAGCGTGGCTGTGCCGAGCAAAGCCGAAGCCCGGGAGCGCCTGGGTTTATCGCAAGACCAGCACATTTTTACCGTTGTAGCCGGCAACGGCGGCGTAGGCATTCCCATTGCCCCCGTGACACTCGCTGCCCGTGCCTATCCGGATGCCCTGTGGCTCACGGTCGGAAAAACGGTGCGCTATGGCCACGAAACGGATTTCTCCAATCTGATGGATGTGGGCTGGGTCGACAACGTCAACGATTACCTGGCTGCAGCCGACGTGGTGGTAGCAACGCCAGGCGACACCCTAACTCATGAGATCGCTCGAGTTGGCAGGCCGCTCATTTGTATCCCCGAGTGGTGCTATTACGACGAACAGGCATGCAAAGCCCAAGCCCTCGAGGCGCGTAATCTTGCGGCCTATTCACCCACTTGGCCTGCCAGCTTCGAGCAGTGGCGGCAGCTGGTTGCTCGGGCCAACGATTGCGACATACCCAGTCAGCACCTGCTGGTTGACGATCAGGCGGCTCGTCGCGCCGCGGATTATCTCGAGGGTCTGATCCGCGACCTCTGGCTTGAAAGCCGGCCCGATGAACTGGCGGAAGATGAGCTTCCGGGTCTCCACCGAGCGATGACCGCCTCGCCTGCCCCGGCCAGTACGGCGTACGAAGAAACGGTTCCCGGCTCGGAATGA
- a CDS encoding glycosyltransferase family 2 protein, with amino-acid sequence MVDMQDSGHTPKASVLTLVRGRQAHLDALVEGLQKQTEPEFELVIASMQPEPPRVRSGLPFPVSIVTIPGDKLPLAAARNAAAKAARSDRLVFLDVDCIPSPGLVRQYVRQLGDSGRCLLGEVRYLPGTVPACQLTSATFADLAARALRHPARPALHGNAWIDEPEHRALWGLSFALSRQQYLAAGGMDERYVGYGGEETDFAERLAASGIRLAWCPHALALHQYHPVYTPPLDRFDDILDNATRFHGTWGSWCMEYWLDYFVRHGLIRWTPGAEQIEILRRPTPGEIEACRQTPEVAFA; translated from the coding sequence ATGGTCGACATGCAAGACAGCGGGCATACACCCAAAGCCAGCGTTTTAACGCTGGTACGGGGCCGGCAAGCGCATCTCGATGCGCTCGTCGAAGGTCTGCAAAAGCAGACCGAACCGGAGTTCGAGCTGGTCATAGCAAGCATGCAGCCCGAGCCTCCGAGGGTCAGGTCCGGCCTGCCCTTCCCGGTATCCATCGTCACGATACCGGGGGATAAACTGCCGTTGGCCGCGGCGAGAAACGCCGCAGCTAAAGCGGCCCGTTCCGACCGGCTTGTCTTCCTCGACGTCGACTGCATTCCCAGCCCCGGCCTGGTCCGCCAGTATGTTCGTCAGCTCGGCGACTCAGGCCGGTGCCTGCTCGGTGAAGTGCGGTACCTGCCGGGCACCGTTCCGGCCTGCCAGTTAACATCGGCCACCTTTGCCGATCTCGCAGCACGGGCACTTCGTCACCCTGCGCGGCCTGCCCTGCACGGCAATGCCTGGATCGACGAGCCTGAACACCGGGCGCTCTGGGGACTTTCATTTGCGCTCAGCCGGCAACAATACCTGGCTGCGGGCGGCATGGATGAACGCTACGTGGGCTATGGCGGCGAGGAGACCGACTTCGCCGAGCGGCTCGCGGCAAGTGGAATCCGCTTGGCGTGGTGCCCTCATGCACTGGCCCTTCATCAATATCATCCGGTCTATACGCCGCCCCTGGACCGGTTCGACGACATTCTCGATAACGCCACCCGCTTCCATGGCACCTGGGGCAGTTGGTGCATGGAGTACTGGCTCGACTATTTTGTCCGCCACGGCCTCATTCGCTGGACACCCGGGGCTGAACAGATTGAGATTCTACGACGCCCCACGCCAGGGGAGATCGAAGCCTGCCGACAAACACCGGAGGTTGCCTTCGCATGA
- a CDS encoding SAM-dependent methyltransferase has product MTSHTQAFSPDTSPEFFESLYRNSEDPWDFRSSAYERNRYSDIVGGINDRHYTNAFEPGCAIGELTALLAPYCQSLHAMDCSAAAVQSAQRRCDEFAHVDIRKGSLPGDLPGQTFDLIVFSEVGYYFTRHDLALLVARLWTRLKPGGRIIACHWLGSSRDHRLHGSVVHQTMDQVIRTPGDFDIANPGYALKRWTKPGS; this is encoded by the coding sequence ATGACATCGCATACTCAAGCATTTTCGCCGGATACTTCTCCTGAATTCTTCGAAAGCCTATACCGCAATTCGGAGGACCCGTGGGACTTTCGTTCCTCCGCCTACGAGCGTAACCGTTATAGCGATATCGTCGGAGGCATTAACGACCGACACTACACCAACGCATTCGAACCCGGCTGCGCCATCGGCGAGCTGACGGCCCTGCTCGCACCCTACTGCCAGTCGCTGCACGCCATGGATTGCTCAGCGGCCGCTGTCCAAAGCGCACAGCGTCGATGCGACGAGTTTGCCCACGTTGATATACGCAAAGGCAGTTTGCCGGGCGATCTCCCAGGGCAGACCTTCGACCTGATCGTATTTTCGGAAGTGGGCTACTACTTCACGCGCCACGATCTTGCCCTGCTAGTGGCTCGCCTATGGACACGACTGAAACCCGGTGGACGGATAATCGCCTGTCATTGGCTTGGTTCCTCCAGGGATCACCGTCTCCACGGGTCGGTGGTACACCAAACCATGGATCAGGTCATTCGCACGCCTGGGGACTTCGATATCGCGAACCCGGGCTACGCGCTAAAACGCTGGACCAAACCGGGAAGCTAA